One genomic region from Rosa rugosa chromosome 1, drRosRugo1.1, whole genome shotgun sequence encodes:
- the LOC133725621 gene encoding metal tolerance protein C4, giving the protein MRTSSFSLLSRLRHSRRSSSSYSNSLIFHLAHQNDDRRPSQNAPFRSSYSTHTQLQRLFSSAACSKRFVLLDLLPSPEDAVNHHRNFFTRAKPVKQVKLEFNDQHSQRAVTTALWCNFLVFSLKFTVWLSTSSHVMLAEVVHSVADFANQALLAYGLSSSRRAPDALHPYGYSKERFVWSLISAVGIFCLGSGATIVHGVQNLWVSQPPPNIQYAALVIGGSFIIEGASLLVAIQAVKKGAAAEGMKLRDYIWRGHDPTSVAVMTEDGAAVAGLAIAAASLVAVNVTGNGIYDPIGSIVVGNLLGMVAIFLIQRNRHALIGRAMDDYDVEKVLQFLKNDPVVDSLYDCKSEVIGPGFFRFKAEIDFNGVVVVQNYLYRTGRQEWARQFREAAKEKDDAALLKMMSNYGEEVVTALGSEVDRLEKEIQELVPGIRHVDIEAHNPIELST; this is encoded by the exons ATGAGAACGTCGTCGTTTTCTCTCCTCTCTCGCCTCCGCCACTCCCgccgctcctcctcctcctactcTAACTCTCTTATTTTCCACTTGGCCCATCAAAACGACGATCGCCGCCCCTCCCAAAACGCGCCGTTTAGGTCCTCCTACTCCACTCACACTCAGCTGCAGCGGCTCTTCTCCTCAGCTGCCTGCTCCAAACGGTTCGTTTTGCTCGACTTGCTTCCTTCCCCCGAGGACGCTGTTAATCACCATCGAA ATTTCTTCACCAGAGCTAAACCTGTTAAACAGGTCAAGCTTGAATTCAATGACCAGCACAG TCAAAGGGCAGTCACAACTGCATTGTGGTGCAACTTCCTAGTGTTTTCGCTCAAGTTCACAGTCTGGTTATCCACCTCCAGCCATGTAATGTTGGCTGAAGTTGTGCATTCCGTTGCTGATTTTGCTAATCAG GCACTTCTTGCTTATGGGTTGAGTAGCTCAAGGCGTGCACCAGATGCTCTCCACCC TTACGGATACTCCAAGGAAAGATTTGTTTGGTCTTTGATATCTGCTGTTGGTATCTTTTGTCTTGGTTCCGGTGCAACTATAGTTCATGGAGTTCAAAACTTGTGGGTTTCACAG CCCCCTCCAAATATTCAATATGCAGCTTTAGTGATTGGTGGTTCGTTTATTATTGAAG GCGCTTCTCTTCTTGTTGCCATACAAGCTGTCAAGAAAGGTGCTGCTGCTGAGGGCATGAAATTAAGAGACTATATATGGCGTGGTCATGATCCTACCTCTGTTGCAGTCATGACTGAG GATGGCGCTGCTGTAGCTGGTCTTGCTATTGCTGCAGCATCATTGGTTGCTGTAAATGTCACAGGAAATGGAATTTACGATCCTATAGGTTCAATTGTAGTTGGCAACCTACTTGGAATG GTGGCTATCTTTCTGATACAAAGGAATCGACATGCTTTAATTGGTAGGGCAATGGATGACTATGATGTAGAGAAGGTTCTTCAGTTCTTGAAAAATGACCCG GTTGTAGATTCTTTATATGATTGCAAAAGCGAGGTGATTGGCCCGGGATTCTTCAGATTTAAGGCTGAGATAG ATTTCAATGGAGTGGTGGTAGTTCAAAATTATCTCTATAGGACAGGACGTCAAGAATGGGCAAGACAG TTTCGTGAAGCTGCAAAGGAGAAGGATGATGCTGCTTTGCTGAAAATGATGTCCAATTATG GTGAAGAAGTAGTTACAGCCTTGGGAAGTGAGGTTGATAGATTGGAAAAGGAGATTCAAGAGCTTGTTCCTGGTATACGGCATGTCGACATTGAGGCACACAATCCAATAGAGCTGTCCACGTGA